The nucleotide window CTTCCGCTTTTCACCATTGGATATGATGGAAGCGGCGCTGATGTATATACAGATCCCGATGATATTCGGAGTATAGATATTACAGATAAGAGCGATCCGTATAGCACCGTTGCAAAATTTATTAATGTATCGAAAGATATATTGTCTAATCCTGATGGAGTTGCGGCTTCAGCAGAAGATGGAGTTCCGGGAAGTAACGCTATAGCACTTCGCATCGCAAACTTGGCGAATCTTCAATTTGTAATCGAAGACCCGAATAATCCCGATACGTTTCGCTATACGTTTGAAGAATATAACAGAAAAAGTGTTGATGAACTGGGAACTGCAATCTTCAGCGCAACAAATTCGGAAGAAGCATCGCAAATAGTTCTTGAAAGAATGGTTCAGGAACAACAAGCAATTTCAGGTGTTTCTATTGATGAAGAGATGAAAAACTTAGTGGAGTTTCAACGAGCATACGACGCTTCGGCAAAAATAGTGGCAACAGTGAATGATATGTATTTAACAATCTTAAATATGGTATAATTATTTTATGAGAATCTCAGATAATACATTTGTTTCCAATTTTCTTTCAAACATTACGAAAAATAAAATTCGTACTGACCAACTTCAGGTGCAGTTAGCATCGGGAAAGCAATTTACACGCCCATCTGAACGTCCACTTGATGCTGATTTTCTTATACGGAACAAACATTATTCCGACAGAAACAAACAGTATTTGGATAACATTCAAATTGCTTCAAACAATTTATTGGTAACTTCTGAAGCAATTGACCAAGCAGTACATGTATTTCAAGATGCACTGGAAAATCTCATTGCCGCTTCAACTTCAACGAATCTTCACGCTCGCCCGTTTTACGCACAGCAATTTGAAAATTTAGTAGGGAAATTAACTGTTATTGCAAACTCAACCAACGACGGCAAATTTCTTTTTGGCGGTTCACAAACAGTCTCTACCGTGCTTGTTTCCGATGACCTTGGAAATGACCGTCCTTGGGTGCCATATTTACGAAGCGTTGAACTACAAGAAGACCCAATATATGCCGAGCGAACAACAAGTATTGTTTTTAATCCAGATGGATTAACTGGTGTTGAAGATTCTTTTTTAGATGTAGAAGTTGGAGACGGAACAACAACGCAAATGAATATCGCCGCCATTGAAGTTCCCATTGGAGATGGAATAAATATTCAGATGAATATTACCGCAGCAGAAGCATTTAACGAAACATCGGATTCTGCATTTCAAGTATTGTTGGATATCCGTGATGCGTTAGATGCAGGCGACCCAACTGATGGAGATATGATGAGTCGAGTTAAATTAGCACTGGACCATTTTATCAAAGTGAATGAAAAAATCGGAGCGCAATTGCAAACATTGGATGCGGTAAAAGAGAGAATTGATATGGAACAAATCGAATTGGAAAATATGCGCGCATTACGGGAAGATACGGATATTGCGTCAGCAGTTGTCGAATTACAAAAACAACAAACACAATTAGAGGCGGCGTATAAAATGGGCGCTTCTATTTTGCCGAAATCACTTGTAGATTTTTTACGATAATTACATTTAACCACGTTATAGTTTTTAGAAAGTTCGATACGTATGGATAGAAAATTTGATATGATGACTCTCA belongs to Ignavibacteria bacterium and includes:
- the flgL gene encoding flagellar hook-associated protein 3, yielding MRISDNTFVSNFLSNITKNKIRTDQLQVQLASGKQFTRPSERPLDADFLIRNKHYSDRNKQYLDNIQIASNNLLVTSEAIDQAVHVFQDALENLIAASTSTNLHARPFYAQQFENLVGKLTVIANSTNDGKFLFGGSQTVSTVLVSDDLGNDRPWVPYLRSVELQEDPIYAERTTSIVFNPDGLTGVEDSFLDVEVGDGTTTQMNIAAIEVPIGDGINIQMNITAAEAFNETSDSAFQVLLDIRDALDAGDPTDGDMMSRVKLALDHFIKVNEKIGAQLQTLDAVKERIDMEQIELENMRALREDTDIASAVVELQKQQTQLEAAYKMGASILPKSLVDFLR